The region tcaattataaaaatttaaaagatgAGCGAATTGCTTATTAGATTTAAAAGTGGAATaaagttatataaatttgaaaaaaatgaaaataaatatgacagtcaaataatttttgaataCGATGGGTATATACATGATGTGATATGGTCCCATGATGGAAATAGTTTCTTAATCTTTCATTCCACAGATGGTGTGTTATTAGTATTAAATTGTTCCTCTAACATTCGAATTAATCAAATCAAATgccataataaatataaagaattatttacacaagataatttatcattaatCAAGCATGTACAATGGTcaccaaataataaatatattattatattttttccatacgatgaaaataaacataaagatataggtaatgttttattatggagtacagaaaaaaataaagttatatcttcttttaaaataaaaaaaaatatttgttcaAATTGGCCGATAATTCATTTTACTAATGATGATagatatttctttttacaaaaaaaatcagatatgtatatttatgataCGTTAATATTAGAACACGATGAAAATACTAATTCAAATGATGtttcaaataaagatattccaagtaattatatttattcatgGAACCATCTTAATGTAATTGCTATTTACTtttctaaatatattgatgATCAAAATTCCagatattttgttttacatacaaaacataattttctaggagatatatatgtatataaaattgaagGGCTAGCCCCTGATCAGTCACCTTCATCTATTTCAAATCGAAACAGTGACGAACATAATAATCCACCTTCCAAAGATAAcaacaaaataaacataaccTTATTAACAAAGCGAAACTTTCAGCATTTAGATAATCTAGTATGCTTATATTCTATCACcggaaaatatatcatattccTTGTCTCAACCAATGATACAACAAATACATCTTACGGATATGTAAGTAATTGTTACTACTGTTCATTAGTTTCAAAAtctgtaaatataaaaaaaattaatactCAGGTTGCCCAAGATGCAAAATGGAGTACCATATCTgatgaatttttaattatagaAGGAAAATcagataatataatttatttatatgattccAATTTAAATGTTAAGTCAAAAATATCGGcccaatataaaaatacgaTTAAATGGTGTTCCTTTGGAAATATGATAGCCTTAGGGGGGTTTGGAAATTTAGCTGGAGATattgatttttattataaagaaaaaaattataatactaCATTAATTAAACAATATAGAGAGCCTTGCACTGTTTTGTGTGATTGGTCTACTGATGGTACTCTTTTTATGACAGCATCTACTTTTCCTAGAATGAAAGTTGAAAAcacttttaaaatatatacctaTGAAGGAGATCTAGTTAATAATTATAGCTTTAATGAGCTATATGATGttaaatggaaaaattgCTTACCAGGTGTTTTGAAAGAACCACCGAAACCTAAACCTAAACTCATAGACAATAAAAAgaatgtttataaaattaaatatataaatcatgATAATCTATCTACAACTAATAATACTATATCACATCAACGAAATAATCCCAATGCTTTTCCCGCGTCTCGCATTAATCGAAGCATTCCAAATGTAAGcataacaaataataataatattacgGATCTTCCTGACTCTCTTCAAATTGCTAACGACTTAAATGTTTCCAAATCCGCCGATCTAACGAATGCAAATATTTCTGCAAATTTTGATACTAACAATACCGAACTAattgataaagaaaaaggTGCCTCATCTGCATCTAATCCAAATAAACTCTCACATCTACCAAGGAATCAAATACAGAACCCACAAACTGCATCTAATAatccaaataatattattaaacaaccaaaaaaaaaagaaaaaggagCTGGAGGAAATCTTTATGATTGGGATATTGATTGGAGAAAGAAAAATGCAGATTTAAATTTacaatcaaaaaataaatcatctATTTCAACACCTTCTGGACTCACAAACTcaaatcaaaatattcttGATTTGAATAATATCCCCAATGGAttgaataattataaaaagatGTCTGAATTTTTAGCtcaaaatgatatatacaataattcGGATCAAATAGACAAATCCGAATTACTATCTTCTTtacaaaaacaatattCTAACCTACTTAGTTCTgctaaaaattataataacattGATAAAAGtttaattgaaaatattatggaACAAGAGATtagaaataattatgaaaataaagaaatggGAAGTGcgttaataaataatatatcgGAAATGGATCGGGTCGAacgaaataattatttaaaatcagaagattcaaaaaatataagaaatgaaaacaatatagataatacaaataaaaagaatgaTACAAATTTTACAGATGacaagaaaaagaaaaagaaaaaagataaGGATAAAGATAATGTTTCTACATTTAATAATCATGGCGACCCTAATCAAAAAACTGAAAATGATGCACTCACTTCTAATAAAGGTCTTAGCACCGTTATAGATACCCAAGGGGGTAATAATAAACTtcttatgcatataaaaaatgatccaaataaaaaaaattatttagaaaaacAAGGTGATGATACaacaaataaagataaatttaataaacctaatttaaaacaagatcaaaataataaaaaaaaaggaaatgaaaaaattgttgaaacagaaaataatattcctGAAGGTACCGAAAAggatcaaaaaaaaaaaaaagaaaaaaataaaaacaaaaaatcaaaaaaaaaaaaaaatgaaatattaggTGAAACAAATGATAACTCACCAAGCAATGATCTAGACCAATCAGGAAAACATCCAATTAATTCTGAAGATCCTAATTTTCAAAACAATTCCAATAATCAACTTAACAATGATAATAACATGTATTCAACTATATTCCaagaaattataaaaaacaatgcACCTGAAAATAGTAACATGGCTGGTATCGCAATTACGAATGAACATACACATAAtcaaaatttagaaaacgcatataataaaaatatgcatcaTGAGTTAAACCAATACAACGATAGTcgatttataaatatgaaattaaaCATTATGAATGATAtctataataatgaaactATAAATGGGTTCCCATCTTCGGTAATTAAGTCAAtcaaaaatgatgaaacaCAAAGAGATGCAAACAAAAttggaaatataaatcGAAACTATTTACCAAATGATTatcaaatgaatatatcccaagataaaaatagtaaggaagataattttaatgagctttcaaataaagaaaaacttatcaagcatattttatttttaaaaaaacaaagagAAAATAGTATAATTGAAGAAAAGAATCTAATCAATTATCAACAAAGTGATAATATGGATatgcataattatatgGATCATAATGAATATCTTAAAATAAATCCAAATTCTCAAGATTCCAAAATGATAGATCATGAAATATCAGTAAATGATTTTACTAACATTCATAATAATTCtaaatttatacaaaatataaatgaattaaaatcTGGACGTtcaaattcatttttctataatcttaataataaacagaAATTATCTGAAACTGATTATCAAATGTTTCAACAAGCAGGATATAATGATTCTTCGAATTCTCAAAGTGCTGAAAATATTTGGACAAACGAAATGGGAACCACtccatttaataataaaaacatacaGCAGAATGAAGacttattaaaattatttaaaactgTTCTTCCACATGCTAAGGTAAATATTCTtggaaaaaagaaagacgAACATGATTTTGATGCTAGACAAAATcgagataaaataaatatgcaatattatcatgatcaatctataaataataacaaaaggGAAACTCTTGATTATAATACACAAtcagaaattaaaaataattatataaaacaaaattcaataaatattcGTCAAATGGTTGGAGAATCGAAAGAACAacttataaaagaaaatatgattaatcgaaataaaaatgaaaattccAATGTTCcacattttaatatatctacAAATATGAagttacaaataaataatttagatTTTGGTGagcttttaaaattttaccATTCATTAAATATTCAACAAATTCagttaaaattatattggatattttttaaaatcaaaaattatgataataataatactccAGAATCATTaggaaaagaaaataaaatattattcaaactgaaggaaataaaagatatatcAAGTTACGCTAATTatgtaattaaaataacatATGAAAAgaatgcaaaaaaatatcaatcCTTATTACAACAATTTATagttatattaaaacatcatgataatttatatcaacaaaaaaaagataaaattaaaatggaGCATTATgacaaaaattttattataaattttattaatagcATTGATCAGATAGTAGAAAAAACATCAGCTTTATCTTCATCTCAATCGGTACAAGacataaatacatataatcaTCAAAATCAATATGctcatcaaaaaaataaaccaGACTATCAAACATACACAGCAGGTTCTGTTTCAAATCCAATGCATTTCAACAATTCATCTGCATCATCTCCCTATGAAAATCATACCCATAGAAATCAGACATTGAATTCTCATAGCATAAATAgcaatattaataattacaCTTCCGGAATCAAAtcgaataataataatctaAGAGATAATGAACAAGCActagataataataaaaatatgattatcCAAAAAATGGTCGattattttaaacaaataaatgcaACGACGgagcaaaaaataaatctttTAAACAGAATCAATTTAACAGAtgcacaaaaaaaatatattataaataaaatacattttaataacaatgaacaaaataataattataatagcaattttaatataaactCTGAAAACGATGatcataaattatataatatgtctatcaatgcaaataataaaaatacaataagaATGCCACAAGATCAGTTTAATATATCACCACAAGAAATTAACCATAATAATGATTCCATGATGTATTCACAATTTGATAATAACAATGATGCAAACATAGATGGTACATCTCCTATTTTAAACATAATTCATAAATCAATtgctaataaaaataatcaaaaagattttaaaaataatacagatgcagaaaataatcaaatgctattacaaaaatatcaaatcCTTAATATgttgaaacaaaaaaagaaaatggaaATGGAAAATGCAGATCATTCTAcatcattaaaaatagatgaattaaataattataaatatgatgataTATCACATCCATTTAAACATTCAATACCTCCACATCACTTACATCGTCAAGACATTAATAACTTTTCTGATCAATCAAATTTTAGAACTTCAAACAATACTTCATCGGAACGTATTGATTATCCAATTCAAGAAGATGCTGATCCTAAAACTGCAAACTTCTTACCCTATAACTCTAAAACCCATATGAACCACCCTAACAATACaatgataaaaaacaaattaaatactATGGATAATCAAAAGCAAGACAATTCAATGAATagaaattttttcaatttttctCAACAAGGTGATCATAATAATGCTACTGGTTTATCACCTCCTTATGATCCTGCATCTAAAATGTCTATAAATAGTagaaacaataaaaatgaaccCACTCCAAATGAAGGGGATCAAAgtgaaaatattcaaacCGCTAGATCcacaaatgataaaaatagtgaAACACTACCAAATAATAGAGATACTAATAAGGaccaaaaaaatacagacaataataattcaaaaaatagaagTGCTagtaaaaatggaaataaaaatgatcgTAACAATGAAAGAAAAGAATATGAACAAGTTACAACTAATgaaggaaaaaatgaaaaaggtaaaaaaaaaaaaaatcaaaaaaataacacaaATCAAAACTCATTAAATTCTAAAAATATGGGTGGATCAAGAAATGGAACTGAAGCTCAAGTTCCTAAAACTTCATCTGAAATAAATTCACCAGAATCTAATgtaaatgatgaaaataaaaatgataataaaacaattaatattttgcaagagcaaaaaaatacaatgaatcaaaataatatttatgatgTTGAAGATGCTAAACGCCCAGATGCATTAAGAGATAAATGCTGGCAATATATCGACCCAAAAGGTGTTGTTcaggtaaataaaaatgctaCTTATTAACAGTTTTTAAACACAATTTCGTATTCATATATCTATGATGCTACTTTAATCACTTCCTTTTTATACCTATTTTTTCcgcttttttttatataggGACCTTTTTTTCTGGAAGAAATGAGAATGTGGAGTGAATTAGGATATTTCGAACCCATGCTACCAGTTAGGTGCTGTGATTCGGATCGTTTTATTGCTTTAAACAAATTGTTTCCTCCTCCACATAAACCATTTACTATTGTTCCCAAACCCCAACCAATATTACAATGGGAAGAAGAACTACTATgaagttttatttatttaatttatatttatcttacaattttttaaactttaTTTGGCTATAcgcatttatattattctcATTTCTGTCTACGTAAACCCTCGCCATTTATGTTTCTTCCTTGCcgtgcatatatacatgtacACCTATATacgtataatatatgtataaacttgttaattgtatttttattatttatcacTGTACTTGTcagtgtttttttttgtcattgTTTTTTGTGTgcataattaaataaaatgaagaaaaaaatgcatacatataatattgtatgttcatatttttaacataaacataatgttgtcatttttattattgttatgcTATTTTTAGTCaaacatgtatatatatatatatatatacacgcATTTATATTGTGCACttaatgtgtatatatgtgcatatgcTTGTCTATGCATggttataaaaacattttatcaTTACCTCGTCGAGGATTTTAAATTAGCCAAATTGGAGTTTTAGTTcaattattctttttaacACTCGTGTGTAAGTACACACACTGGTAACATTAAATTGGCGCATTTTCAATATGCCCCAATCAAACAAAACAACATTAACATGTCATAAAACAGCATCAACATgccataaaaaaacattaacATGCCATAAAACAACCTTAACATGTCATAAAACAACCTTAACATGTCATAAAACAACCTTAACATGTCATAAAACAACATTAACATGtcagaaaaaataagcGCATTAGCATGCCggaaaaagtaaaaacaTTAACGTGCAggcaaaaatatattatgtcaCAATTTTAAGCGAAAGGAATTCACTTTTTCTTACTCATTTGCACCTCAATTTTTCATACCTATTTACAAGTGCAGACGttcttaaaaatgtatttttttttaaggcAATCCctgatttttttgttaaataaaCTTTAGAAGGTTTATCCAAAATTTTCTCttcataaattatttcgggtgatgaaaatttataaatttcattttctctttttattatattgttattaataatgttattgggaattttaatatttgttcgattattaattatactCCCATTGTTACCACTAAAATAAGGTTGTACATTACCACCTTTCGATGTTGTTTCCTccttattaaaattgttaatattttttttactgtTCATATAGCCATTAGTATAGCTAGCacaatcatatttatagcTACCATTTAAATggtctttttttatactatttgttaaataatttttttctctctTTTCTTGTGTGTAACAATATTTGGTACCACTTCTTTTCATCAGTCCCTTTAAATTTACACTCTGTTCAATGTGTGCATTGATtggatattttttgtattggaatttttttacaatggATAAAACAGTTTGATCCATATTGTTGTTATTCCCCCTTATATTAGCACTCATATTttgtacataatttttaaataaattattatcttcacaaaataatttagctagcttaaaatattcaatattatattttaaggaatatttttcatatttattatttttttttttttcgttgtcttctttttttttatccttTAAATATGCCCTCATAAGTAAACCTTTATCTTCTTTACTTATTGGTTCTTCTGAATTTGGATATGCATCATTgttattaacattttttaaatgacaATAAAAAGATTCGTTAAAATATACAAcatcaattttattactatttatatCGGTACCTAAACTATCACTAGAAATTATTCTGTCTTCACTATTACTGCTACAATtactaatattattttttttataattatctaACCATTTAATAGGAACTCCTTCAGAATATATACtactactttttttttcattccaAAAACTATCTCCTTGATTTTTgttacaatatatatcacgcttatttaaatttggaCAATTCCTACTAATAGTATTTCCGTCTTTTCCCCTTTCATTTATTaccttattttttaaacccTTTATAGTATCATCACTTAAGTGTGCACTAAAGGAAACATTCCTCGATTTAAAGGAACAATCTTGTACAtcatcaaattttttttctacatcatttaatatttttggttctttttttatcaaatccCTTTTCATAGCTTCAATTTTCatctttaaaattttttttaaaacagcGCTTTTTATGCTCGTATGGCTAGttcttgtttttttctcaaGCACAATACTGTTATTGCCATTGCCATTTCTATtgtcattatttatgtcCACATTTTTCGTCTTACATGATTGTTCGACTTTTTCTTCTGAACAAACATTATCTTTATCTACATCAAACAGattaaaactttttttattttccaaatttgtgtccttttcatttttgtctAGACCATCCCAAAAATGATCACTTGTATTATCTTCATTACAATATGAactatcataatttttatgattttttttatcaaaataattctgttcttgttttaaaacatctttacattcattaatatgttgagataaattttttatatcttttaatttattactaACTATGCTGGTAGCTTGTTTAaattcttttcttttatctGACAATTCTTTAAGTAATTTTCTTGGagttaatttattattatcattataaaaCCATGGGCTTATATTCTCGTAATTTTTCTCCctatttgaatatttatatgtacatatattcaTACTATTACTTCCTTTGTCTGTATCTTCAAGCATACATACGTCTCTACTATAATTTGGTTCGTCGtcattttctatatcaCTTACTTTGGGGTACTTAAATGGAAaccttatttttttatagtcAGGATATGAATGGGAATATTTATCGTTCAtacttacattttttttatttgaaaatatttctgaattatgaatatttatgttaCAACTTTTGGATAGATCCTCTTCTTTTCCATACATGATCAATGGATCCGTTTTAGTGGAAATATccattacatttttatgacTAAAATTAGTATTagaatcattttttgtataatttttatcgcttcgattttttatattattatccaGTATGCTATCTTCTGACCCTCTTCTCCATTTCTCTTGATTCACAGGTTCTATAATTTCATGCATCTCtttgttcatattatatttatcttgATTATTCTCATCCTCTTCAATATAGTAGtacttttttgttttatcaaattCTTTGTGAGGACAGCTAGCCAATAATTTAAAGTTTTTGTTATAAATTTGGGAACCTATATATTCAGAAGAAGTTAAATTAGAGGATTCaagttcatttttttttgccataaacaataaattattactgATTTtgtcatta is a window of Plasmodium chabaudi chabaudi strain AS genome assembly, chromosome: 5 DNA encoding:
- a CDS encoding eukaryotic translation initiation factor subunit eIF2A, putative, which encodes MSELLIRFKSGIKLYKFEKNENKYDSQIIFEYDGYIHDVIWSHDGNSFLIFHSTDGVLLVLNCSSNIRINQIKCHNKYKELFTQDNLSLIKHVQWSPNNKYIIIFFPYDENKHKDIGNVLLWSTEKNKVISSFKIKKNICSNWPIIHFTNDDRYFFLQKKSDMYIYDTLILEHDENTNSNDVSNKDIPSNYIYSWNHLNVIAIYFSKYIDDQNSRYFVLHTKHNFLGDIYVYKIEGLAPDQSPSSISNRNSDEHNNPPSKDNNKINITLLTKRNFQHLDNLVCLYSITGKYIIFLVSTNDTTNTSYGYVSNCYYCSLVSKSVNIKKINTQVAQDAKWSTISDEFLIIEGKSDNIIYLYDSNLNVKSKISAQYKNTIKWCSFGNMIALGGFGNLAGDIDFYYKEKNYNTTLIKQYREPCTVLCDWSTDGTLFMTASTFPRMKVENTFKIYTYEGDLVNNYSFNELYDVKWKNCLPGVLKEPPKPKPKLIDNKKNVYKIKYINHDNLSTTNNTISHQRNNPNAFPASRINRSIPNVSITNNNNITDLPDSLQIANDLNVSKSADLTNANISANFDTNNTELIDKEKGASSASNPNKLSHLPRNQIQNPQTASNNPNNIIKQPKKKEKGAGGNLYDWDIDWRKKNADLNLQSKNKSSISTPSGLTNSNQNILDLNNIPNGLNNYKKMSEFLAQNDIYNNSDQIDKSELLSSLQKQYSNLLSSAKNYNNIDKSLIENIMEQEIRNNYENKEMGSALINNISEMDRVERNNYLKSEDSKNIRNENNIDNTNKKNDTNFTDDKKKKKKKDKDKDNVSTFNNHGDPNQKTENDALTSNKGLSTVIDTQGGNNKLLMHIKNDPNKKNYLEKQGDDTTNKDKFNKPNLKQDQNNKKKGNEKIVETENNIPEGTEKDQKKKKEKNKNKKSKKKKNEILGETNDNSPSNDLDQSGKHPINSEDPNFQNNSNNQLNNDNNMYSTIFQEIIKNNAPENSNMAGIAITNEHTHNQNLENAYNKNMHHELNQYNDSRFINMKLNIMNDIYNNETINGFPSSVIKSIKNDETQRDANKIGNINRNYLPNDYQMNISQDKNSKEDNFNELSNKEKLIKHILFLKKQRENSIIEEKNLINYQQSDNMDMHNYMDHNEYLKINPNSQDSKMIDHEISVNDFTNIHNNSKFIQNINELKSGRSNSFFYNLNNKQKLSETDYQMFQQAGYNDSSNSQSAENIWTNEMGTTPFNNKNIQQNEDLLKLFKTVLPHAKVNILGKKKDEHDFDARQNRDKINMQYYHDQSINNNKRETLDYNTQSEIKNNYIKQNSINIRQMVGESKEQLIKENMINRNKNENSNVPHFNISTNMKLQINNLDFGELLKFYHSLNIQQIQLKLYWIFFKIKNYDNNNTPESLGKENKILFKLKEIKDISSYANYVIKITYEKNAKKYQSLLQQFIVILKHHDNLYQQKKDKIKMEHYDKNFIINFINSIDQIVEKTSALSSSQSVQDINTYNHQNQYAHQKNKPDYQTYTAGSVSNPMHFNNSSASSPYENHTHRNQTLNSHSINSNINNYTSGIKSNNNNLRDNEQALDNNKNMIIQKMVDYFKQINATTEQKINLLNRINLTDAQKKYIINKIHFNNNEQNNNYNSNFNINSENDDHKLYNMSINANNKNTIRMPQDQFNISPQEINHNNDSMMYSQFDNNNDANIDGTSPILNIIHKSIANKNNQKDFKNNTDAENNQMLLQKYQILNMLKQKKKMEMENADHSTSLKIDELNNYKYDDISHPFKHSIPPHHLHRQDINNFSDQSNFRTSNNTSSERIDYPIQEDADPKTANFLPYNSKTHMNHPNNTMIKNKLNTMDNQKQDNSMNRNFFNFSQQGDHNNATGLSPPYDPASKMSINSRNNKNEPTPNEGDQSENIQTARSTNDKNSETLPNNRDTNKDQKNTDNNNSKNRSASKNGNKNDRNNERKEYEQVTTNEGKNEKGKKKKNQKNNTNQNSLNSKNMGGSRNGTEAQVPKTSSEINSPESNVNDENKNDNKTINILQEQKNTMNQNNIYDVEDAKRPDALRDKCWQYIDPKGVVQGPFFLEEMRMWSELGYFEPMLPVRCCDSDRFIALNKLFPPPHKPFTIVPKPQPILQWEEELL